A stretch of Triticum aestivum cultivar Chinese Spring chromosome 1D, IWGSC CS RefSeq v2.1, whole genome shotgun sequence DNA encodes these proteins:
- the LOC123164226 gene encoding dirigent protein 6 → MAAVPPNVEVSIVPAPTTYRKTILRNLWLGRTGDDTQKSLLEVGKFGHYVVVNWTVFEGEGNGAKLVARGQGSTICAGSWISTYVIVFVDGRFKGSTLQVMGNALGVNGQLAVTGGTGEFALASGIIKVDFDKLTGVDHLTVEVYTPVFLGPCYAAAEN, encoded by the exons ATGGCGGCCGTTCCTCCTAATGTCGAGGTCTCCATTGTCCCTGCACCCACTACATACAGAAAGACTATCCTCCGCAACCTATGGTTGGGCCGCACTGGTGATGACACCCAGAAATCCCTTCTTGAGGTGGGCAAGTTTGGGCATTACGTTGTTGTCAACTGGACTGTATTTGAAGGAGAGGGCAACGGGGCGAAGCTAGTCGCCCGTGGACAAGGAAGCACCATATGCGCCGGTAGCTGGATATCTACTTACGTCATAGTGTTTGTGGATGGCAG GTTCAAAGGATCCACCCTTCAAGTGATGGGAAACGCCTTGGGTGTTAATGGTCAGTTGGCTGTTACTGGTGGGACTGGGGAGTTTGCTCTTGCAAGTGGTATCATCAAGGTGGATTTTGACAAACTTACTGGTGTTGACCACCTTACGGTGGAAGTGTATACACCAGTGTTCTTAGGACCGTGTTATGCAGCAGCGGAGAATTAG